The following coding sequences are from one Beggiatoa alba B18LD window:
- the plsX gene encoding phosphate acyltransferase PlsX, with amino-acid sequence MIPRIALDAMSGDHGVSVIIPAAINVLKEIDDVQLLLVGDETVLEQALGQQPPSILQRLSIVHASQVVAMDEVPSSTLRNKKDSSMRVAINLVKEGRADACVSAGNTGALMAMARYVLKTLPGIDRPAIIAALPTITGYPVHMLDLGANVDSTPEHLFEFAVMGSVLTSAVGNLSNPRVGLLNIGQEEIKGNDKVKETARLLSETNIINYIGFVEGDDIFKGTVDVVVCDGFVGNVSLKTTEGVAKMISHHVKQSFNRNLFTRLVGLVALPVLQKLREKIDPRRYNGASLLGLRGIVVKSHGSADIFSFSCAIKEAIVEVRKNVPAQISSQLAELLSERRHVG; translated from the coding sequence TTGATACCTCGCATTGCGCTAGACGCGATGAGTGGCGATCATGGAGTTTCTGTGATCATTCCTGCTGCCATCAACGTCCTTAAAGAGATAGATGATGTGCAACTCCTCCTTGTAGGAGATGAAACTGTGCTCGAACAAGCACTGGGTCAACAACCCCCATCTATCCTACAACGGTTATCCATCGTACACGCTTCACAAGTCGTCGCGATGGATGAAGTGCCCTCGTCAACTCTACGCAATAAAAAAGACTCTTCTATGCGTGTTGCCATTAACCTCGTCAAAGAGGGACGTGCTGATGCCTGCGTGAGTGCAGGAAATACAGGCGCGCTGATGGCAATGGCACGCTACGTATTAAAAACATTGCCTGGTATAGACCGCCCCGCCATTATTGCAGCACTTCCCACCATCACAGGTTATCCCGTACACATGCTTGATTTAGGGGCGAATGTTGATTCTACCCCCGAACATCTCTTTGAGTTTGCAGTCATGGGTTCTGTATTAACCAGTGCCGTTGGTAACTTAAGCAATCCGCGTGTTGGACTTCTCAATATTGGTCAGGAAGAAATTAAAGGCAATGATAAAGTCAAAGAAACAGCGCGTTTACTGTCCGAAACTAACATCATCAACTACATAGGATTCGTAGAAGGCGATGATATTTTTAAAGGCACAGTAGATGTCGTGGTCTGTGACGGCTTTGTCGGTAACGTTTCCCTTAAAACAACAGAGGGAGTGGCAAAAATGATTAGCCACCATGTTAAACAAAGCTTTAACAGAAACTTATTCACCCGACTAGTTGGACTTGTTGCTTTACCCGTATTGCAAAAACTGCGCGAAAAAATTGACCCACGTCGCTATAACGGTGCTAGCCTATTAGGATTACGCGGCATCGTCGTAAAAAGTCACGGCAGTGCGGATATCTTTTCCTTTAGTTGCGCAATCAAAGAAGCGATTGTCGAAGTACGTAAAAACGTACCTGCGCAAATCAGTAGCCAACTAGCCGAACTACTCAGCGAAAGAAGGCACGTCGGTTGA
- a CDS encoding beta-ketoacyl-ACP synthase III, giving the protein MIYSRIAGTGSYLPARVVTNADLEKIVDTSHEWIVERTGIHQRHIVADGEGTCDMAERAARRALTAANCTPADIDLIILGTTTPDCIYPSTACLLQARLDNHTAAAFDVQAVCSGFIYALSIADKFIKSGSAKRALVVGAETYSRILNWQDRNTCVLFGDGAGAVVLEASEEAGILSSHLHADGSYKDYLHVPGHVEQGKILGGDGFTTMQGTEVFKFAVKVLSEVVDEVLTANQLQTTDINWLVPHQANIRIISATAKKLKMPMEQVIVTVPHHGNTSAASIPLALDTAVRDGRIQRGQNLLLEGIGGGFTWGAVLVRY; this is encoded by the coding sequence TTGATTTATTCTCGGATTGCTGGCACAGGTAGCTATCTACCTGCACGAGTCGTCACAAATGCTGATTTGGAAAAAATCGTCGATACCAGTCATGAATGGATTGTTGAACGGACAGGTATTCACCAACGGCATATTGTAGCGGACGGAGAAGGCACTTGTGACATGGCTGAACGCGCGGCACGTCGCGCACTAACTGCTGCCAATTGTACACCTGCAGATATTGATTTAATTATTCTAGGAACGACAACTCCTGATTGCATCTATCCCAGCACCGCTTGTTTATTACAAGCCCGCTTAGATAACCACACCGCCGCCGCGTTTGACGTTCAAGCCGTTTGCAGTGGTTTTATTTACGCGCTCAGCATTGCGGATAAATTTATTAAATCAGGCAGTGCAAAACGTGCTTTAGTGGTGGGTGCTGAAACCTACTCCCGAATTCTCAACTGGCAAGACCGCAATACCTGTGTCCTCTTTGGCGATGGTGCGGGAGCTGTTGTTTTAGAAGCCAGTGAAGAGGCGGGAATTCTATCAAGCCACCTTCATGCCGACGGTAGTTATAAAGATTATTTACACGTACCAGGGCATGTAGAACAAGGTAAAATCCTTGGTGGTGATGGGTTTACAACCATGCAAGGTACAGAAGTTTTTAAATTTGCTGTTAAAGTGCTCAGTGAAGTGGTCGACGAAGTCCTCACAGCTAACCAACTACAAACAACAGATATAAACTGGTTAGTTCCCCATCAAGCGAACATTCGCATTATCAGTGCGACGGCTAAAAAATTAAAAATGCCCATGGAACAAGTCATTGTAACCGTTCCACACCATGGCAATACTTCTGCTGCCTCTATCCCTTTAGCACTGGATACCGCTGTGCGAGATGGTCGCATTCAACGTGGTCAAAATTTATTGCTAGAAGGCATTGGCGGTGGCTTTACATGGGGAGCTGTTTTAGTCCGTTATTAA
- the fabD gene encoding ACP S-malonyltransferase, translating to MTKYTFVFPGQGSQAVGMLAELANTYPIVKQTFEEASQTLGYDLWKLTQEGPEESLNQTDKTQPAMLAAGVSVWRVWSSQITSKPTYMAGHSFGEYSALTCAQAISYADTVLLAQARGQFMRDAVAPHSGAVAAVLGLEDEALKTACQQAAQGQIVAAVNFNAPGQVVVAGEKAAVERAIELAKAAGAKKAILLPVSVPVHCDLMRPAAEKMAEKLAQVTIVAPTIPVIHNVDVATHCEASEIRQALVSQIYSPVRWTETVQYMAQQGVTSLFECGPGKVLAGLTKRIAKEMQSLPIYDLKSLEQALQAVEQA from the coding sequence ATGACTAAATACACGTTTGTATTTCCCGGACAAGGTTCTCAAGCGGTTGGCATGTTGGCGGAGCTTGCCAATACCTACCCCATTGTTAAACAAACCTTTGAAGAAGCCTCACAAACACTGGGATATGATTTGTGGAAACTCACCCAAGAAGGTCCTGAAGAAAGTCTAAACCAAACGGATAAAACGCAACCTGCCATGTTAGCGGCTGGGGTCTCTGTTTGGCGGGTGTGGTCATCACAAATAACGAGCAAACCCACCTACATGGCAGGGCATAGTTTTGGCGAGTACAGCGCGCTTACTTGTGCACAAGCAATCAGTTATGCAGACACTGTTTTACTCGCGCAAGCACGCGGACAATTTATGCGAGATGCAGTTGCCCCTCATTCTGGCGCAGTCGCTGCTGTTTTAGGTTTAGAAGACGAAGCCTTAAAAACCGCTTGCCAACAAGCCGCACAAGGACAAATTGTTGCCGCTGTCAACTTTAACGCCCCTGGACAAGTGGTTGTCGCGGGTGAAAAAGCCGCCGTTGAACGTGCCATAGAATTGGCAAAAGCGGCAGGGGCTAAAAAAGCCATTCTGCTACCCGTCAGCGTGCCTGTTCACTGCGACCTAATGCGCCCTGCTGCGGAAAAAATGGCAGAAAAACTTGCACAAGTAACTATCGTCGCACCAACAATTCCCGTCATTCACAACGTAGATGTTGCAACCCATTGCGAAGCCAGCGAAATCCGTCAAGCCCTCGTCAGTCAAATTTATAGCCCTGTGCGTTGGACAGAAACCGTTCAATATATGGCACAACAAGGCGTTACCAGCCTATTTGAATGTGGCCCTGGTAAAGTATTGGCAGGACTAACCAAACGCATTGCAAAAGAAATGCAATCACTCCCGATTTACGATTTAAAAAGTTTAGAACAAGCCTTACAAGCGGTGGAGCAAGCATAA
- the fabG gene encoding 3-oxoacyl-ACP reductase FabG, giving the protein MTALTGEIALVTGASRGIGKAIALALGQAGAQIIGTATSSEGANSIEQYLSEQGITGKGMVLEVGSADSINALIDALGKNMPSILINNAAITRDTLLMRMDDADWDAVINTNLTSVYRLSKACIRAMLKAKHGRIITLTSVVGLTGNAGQANYAAAKAGVIGFTKSLAKEVGSRGITVNAIAPGFIETDMTRKLTDEQRNFLIQQIPLGRMGSVEDIAAAVAFLASPSAAYITGETLHVNGGMYMA; this is encoded by the coding sequence ATGACAGCATTAACAGGCGAAATTGCCTTAGTCACAGGGGCAAGTCGTGGCATTGGTAAAGCCATTGCCCTCGCATTAGGTCAAGCAGGTGCTCAAATCATTGGCACTGCAACCAGCAGTGAAGGGGCAAATAGTATTGAACAATACCTCAGCGAACAAGGCATAACAGGTAAAGGCATGGTCTTAGAAGTAGGAAGCGCGGACTCCATTAACGCGCTTATCGATGCCTTAGGGAAAAACATGCCCAGCATATTAATTAACAATGCGGCAATTACCCGTGATACCTTATTAATGCGTATGGATGATGCAGACTGGGATGCGGTTATCAATACAAATCTCACCTCAGTTTATCGCCTGAGTAAAGCCTGCATTCGTGCCATGTTAAAAGCAAAACACGGTAGAATTATTACCCTAACCTCCGTTGTAGGCTTGACAGGAAACGCAGGACAGGCAAACTATGCAGCGGCAAAAGCGGGCGTTATTGGTTTTACCAAATCCCTTGCAAAAGAAGTCGGCAGTCGTGGCATTACCGTGAACGCGATTGCCCCTGGTTTTATCGAAACAGATATGACCCGTAAATTAACGGATGAACAACGGAATTTCTTAATTCAACAAATTCCTTTAGGGCGCATGGGCAGTGTAGAAGATATCGCCGCTGCTGTAGCTTTTCTAGCTTCTCCGAGTGCCGCGTATATTACGGGCGAAACCCTACATGTCAATGGCGGCATGTACATGGCGTAA
- the acpP gene encoding acyl carrier protein, with translation MSTVEERVKKIVVEQLGVKEEEVKNNSSFVDDLGADSLDNVELVMALEEEFGCEIPDDEAEKITTVQQAIDYISKNLQ, from the coding sequence ATGAGTACCGTTGAGGAACGTGTCAAGAAAATCGTTGTTGAGCAATTAGGCGTTAAAGAAGAAGAAGTGAAAAATAACTCTTCTTTCGTTGATGACTTAGGCGCGGATTCTCTTGATAATGTGGAATTAGTCATGGCTTTAGAAGAAGAGTTTGGCTGTGAAATTCCCGACGATGAAGCGGAAAAAATCACAACTGTGCAACAAGCCATCGACTATATCAGCAAAAACTTGCAGTAA
- the fabF gene encoding beta-ketoacyl-ACP synthase II, with protein MTKRRVVVTGLGAVSPVGLNVKENWDNILAGKSGISTVTSFDISTFPCQFAGTVKGFDVTEYIPAKEAKKMDTFIHYGIAAGIQAMKDSGLEITEANAERVGIAIGSGIGGLPGIEKGHSAYMTGGARKISPFFVPSNIINMVAGNLSIMLGIKGPNYAIVTACSTGTHNIGGAARLIQYGDADVMVAGGAEMSSCPMGLGGFAAARALSTRNDSPETASRPWDKDRDGFVLGDGAGVVVLEEYEHAKRRGANIYAELVGSGMSGDAYHMTLPSESGEGASACMRNALRDAQLNPTAVDYINAHGTSTPAGDKIEALAIKKTFADHAATLAVSSTKSMTGHLLGAAGGIEAIYTILSIRDQVAPPTINLVNLDPECAGLDFVPHQAKAMRIEVALSNSFGFGGTNGTLIFKRLT; from the coding sequence GTGACAAAAAGACGTGTTGTCGTAACAGGTTTAGGCGCGGTTTCCCCCGTCGGTTTAAACGTCAAAGAAAATTGGGATAACATCCTAGCTGGTAAAAGTGGTATTTCCACGGTTACGAGCTTCGATATATCCACCTTCCCTTGTCAATTTGCAGGGACTGTCAAAGGATTTGACGTGACCGAATATATTCCTGCAAAAGAAGCGAAAAAAATGGATACATTTATCCATTACGGTATCGCTGCAGGCATTCAGGCCATGAAAGATTCAGGGCTAGAAATCACAGAAGCCAATGCAGAGCGCGTCGGCATTGCGATTGGTTCAGGGATTGGTGGCTTACCAGGGATTGAAAAAGGGCACTCCGCTTATATGACAGGCGGCGCAAGAAAAATCTCCCCCTTCTTCGTTCCTAGTAATATCATTAACATGGTTGCGGGCAACCTTTCCATTATGCTCGGCATTAAAGGGCCTAATTACGCCATTGTTACTGCCTGTTCTACAGGTACTCACAATATCGGCGGGGCAGCCCGTTTAATTCAATACGGTGATGCAGATGTCATGGTTGCTGGGGGTGCGGAAATGTCCAGTTGTCCGATGGGACTGGGTGGCTTTGCCGCAGCACGGGCATTATCAACCCGTAACGACTCCCCTGAAACAGCCAGCCGACCTTGGGATAAAGACCGTGACGGATTCGTTTTAGGTGATGGTGCTGGTGTGGTTGTGCTGGAAGAGTATGAACATGCCAAACGACGTGGCGCGAATATCTATGCGGAATTAGTAGGCTCAGGAATGAGCGGTGATGCTTATCACATGACCCTGCCGTCTGAAAGTGGAGAAGGGGCGAGTGCTTGTATGCGCAATGCCTTACGCGATGCACAACTCAATCCGACAGCGGTTGACTACATCAATGCACACGGAACTTCTACCCCCGCAGGCGATAAAATAGAAGCCCTTGCGATTAAAAAGACCTTTGCAGACCACGCCGCCACATTAGCTGTCAGCTCTACGAAGTCTATGACGGGTCATTTACTAGGTGCAGCAGGTGGGATTGAAGCGATTTACACCATTTTAAGTATTCGCGACCAAGTAGCCCCTCCAACAATTAATTTGGTGAATCTCGACCCCGAATGTGCAGGCTTAGATTTTGTCCCACATCAAGCCAAAGCTATGCGGATAGAGGTTGCATTATCAAATTCCTTCGGCTTCGGCGGTACAAATGGGACACTGATATTTAAGCGTCTCACGTAA
- the pabC gene encoding aminodeoxychorismate lyase — translation MTENNTLSLSVYDRGLHYGDGLFETYAVQQIPLCWAWHGERLQAGCQRLGFPPPDLPQLYQQAIQVIPSTPRSVLKLLITRGVGGRGYRPPQPAHPQYIWLSYPYPDYPADYAQTGVTIRICETRLARQPQLAGLKHLNRLEQVLARQEWHETDIAEGLMLDTADNVIEGTMTNLFLVKGQTLHTPDLSHAGIAGIMRRAILTLAPQLGYTVVQGQYRITDCLNADEILLTNSIIGLWTVRQLNNRYYTVGTVSQTLRHHLRQQQWMINDAECPPT, via the coding sequence ATGACCGAAAACAATACACTGTCACTCTCGGTTTATGATCGAGGCTTACACTACGGCGATGGTTTATTTGAAACTTACGCCGTACAACAAATACCACTCTGCTGGGCATGGCACGGTGAAAGATTACAAGCAGGCTGTCAACGCTTAGGTTTCCCCCCCCCAGACTTACCCCAACTTTATCAACAAGCCATCCAAGTTATCCCATCAACACCCCGCAGTGTTCTAAAACTACTGATAACACGGGGTGTCGGTGGACGTGGTTATCGACCGCCCCAGCCTGCACACCCGCAATATATCTGGCTCTCTTACCCCTATCCCGATTATCCCGCTGATTATGCACAAACAGGCGTAACCATACGCATTTGTGAAACCCGTTTAGCCCGTCAACCACAATTAGCAGGGCTAAAACATCTTAACCGCTTAGAACAAGTGCTTGCCCGCCAAGAATGGCATGAAACGGACATTGCAGAAGGCTTAATGCTGGATACAGCAGATAATGTGATTGAAGGGACGATGACCAATCTCTTTCTGGTAAAAGGGCAAACCTTACACACGCCAGATTTAAGCCACGCAGGGATTGCAGGCATTATGCGACGTGCGATTTTAACCCTAGCCCCACAACTGGGATATACCGTTGTACAAGGACAATACCGCATAACAGATTGCTTAAACGCGGATGAAATTTTACTGACTAATAGCATAATTGGACTATGGACAGTTCGCCAACTGAATAACCGATACTATACGGTAGGAACGGTTAGCCAAACCCTTCGCCATCACCTTCGACAGCAACAGTGGATGATTAATGATGCTGAATGCCCGCCTACGTAA
- the mltG gene encoding endolytic transglycosylase MltG: MMLNARLRKIFSIFLLLIFIFLLLACAGAYWLYTYRLTAPLPTSEDWQYTIPTGTSLNTIAEDLNRQGQLDTLTAFAWVYLARLEKKAQQIKAGEYAIPAGTSPQGLLTIFTSGKTIQYSLTIPEGINFRELIIAVQAHPKIKHTLKNLDAASVMQAIGIKHEQYPEGLFYPDTYNFPANTTDVAFLQRAYQLMATELETAWQQRVDNLPLKTPYEALTLASIVEKETGVASERAQIAGVFIRRLQKGMRLQTDPTVIYALGEAYDGNIRSKDLEVDSPYNTYRYTGLPPTPIALPSKAALQAAVNPDKGDSLYFVAKGDGSHYFSATQTEHSCAVIQYQLKDKAPAKYRQWCGQYPSCSACRAN; this comes from the coding sequence ATGATGCTGAATGCCCGCCTACGTAAAATATTCTCTATTTTTTTATTATTGATTTTTATCTTTCTTCTTCTTGCCTGTGCAGGAGCATATTGGCTTTATACCTACCGACTGACTGCACCATTGCCCACCAGTGAAGATTGGCAATACACAATTCCCACAGGTACGAGCTTAAACACTATTGCGGAAGACCTTAATCGCCAAGGACAACTAGACACACTCACCGCTTTCGCATGGGTTTATCTCGCACGTTTAGAAAAGAAAGCCCAACAAATCAAAGCGGGTGAATACGCCATTCCCGCAGGCACTAGCCCACAAGGACTGCTCACAATCTTCACCTCAGGCAAAACTATTCAATACAGCCTGACCATTCCCGAAGGTATTAACTTTCGTGAATTAATCATTGCCGTACAAGCACATCCCAAAATTAAACACACACTAAAAAATTTAGATGCTGCCAGCGTCATGCAAGCCATCGGTATTAAACATGAACAATATCCCGAAGGTCTATTTTATCCTGATACTTACAACTTCCCCGCGAATACAACCGATGTCGCATTTCTTCAACGCGCCTATCAACTGATGGCAACAGAATTAGAAACTGCGTGGCAACAACGAGTTGACAATTTACCACTTAAGACACCTTATGAAGCCTTAACGCTTGCCTCAATCGTAGAAAAAGAAACAGGGGTTGCCAGCGAACGCGCACAAATTGCGGGCGTATTTATCCGCCGTTTACAAAAAGGGATGCGCTTACAAACCGACCCAACGGTAATTTATGCATTAGGTGAGGCTTATGATGGCAATATTCGCAGTAAAGATTTAGAAGTTGATAGCCCTTACAACACCTACCGCTATACAGGATTGCCACCGACCCCGATAGCCTTACCCAGTAAAGCAGCCTTACAAGCAGCGGTTAATCCTGATAAAGGCGACAGCTTATACTTTGTTGCGAAAGGTGACGGAAGCCATTATTTTTCGGCGACACAAACAGAACACAGTTGTGCGGTTATTCAATATCAATTAAAAGATAAAGCCCCCGCAAAATATCGACAATGGTGTGGACAATATCCCAGTTGCTCCGCTTGTCGAGCGAATTGA
- a CDS encoding glycosyltransferase, with amino-acid sequence MTNSFLILHDYFESLEGGGRLCNLLARHSAGAIAYGFARENHPFLQGITQQYDLKARSNLPLWRQFKLTRAFESKKTDFIKHYNTLLYSGFYTPLAIHRHPQAQHIFYCHTPPRFIYDQADFYLSQTPRPLRFALKAFIRYLQPRYETAIGQMSQIIANSYNVQQRIQHYLGKSATVIYPPCDTEQFKWLGQKNYYLSIARLDPLKRVDKIIEAFLKMPDKQLIVASGGQEFNRLTHLARNAPNIQLTGWVGDETLHTLLGNAIATLYLAKAEDFGMSPIESMAAGKPVIGVAEGGLLESIIPERTGLLLPTDFTVEMICDAVQLLDADYALRLREYCEQQAQQFDISVFLQQMEKVINPT; translated from the coding sequence ATGACAAATTCATTTCTTATTTTGCATGATTACTTTGAATCGTTAGAAGGAGGCGGGCGACTCTGTAATTTATTAGCGCGTCACTCAGCGGGAGCAATTGCTTACGGTTTTGCCCGTGAAAATCATCCGTTTCTACAAGGCATTACGCAACAATATGATTTAAAAGCACGAAGTAATTTGCCACTCTGGCGACAATTTAAATTAACCCGTGCGTTTGAAAGCAAAAAAACAGATTTTATTAAGCATTACAATACACTTTTATACAGTGGTTTTTATACCCCGCTTGCTATTCATCGACACCCACAAGCACAACACATTTTCTACTGCCACACGCCCCCCCGTTTTATTTATGACCAAGCCGATTTTTACTTAAGCCAAACCCCGCGCCCTTTACGCTTTGCCTTAAAAGCCTTTATCCGCTATTTACAACCTCGTTATGAAACCGCTATCGGGCAAATGTCACAAATTATTGCCAATTCCTACAATGTACAACAGCGTATTCAGCACTATTTAGGAAAATCAGCAACGGTTATTTATCCCCCCTGTGATACAGAACAATTCAAATGGTTAGGACAGAAAAACTATTATTTATCAATAGCACGTTTAGACCCCTTAAAACGAGTTGATAAAATTATTGAAGCGTTTTTAAAAATGCCTGATAAACAATTAATTGTTGCGTCAGGTGGTCAAGAATTTAATCGCTTAACACATTTAGCACGCAATGCGCCAAATATTCAATTAACGGGCTGGGTTGGGGATGAAACCCTGCACACATTATTAGGCAATGCTATTGCAACGCTGTATTTAGCAAAAGCGGAAGATTTCGGGATGTCGCCTATAGAATCTATGGCAGCGGGAAAGCCTGTTATCGGTGTTGCTGAAGGGGGATTATTAGAAAGCATTATCCCTGAACGGACAGGGCTTTTATTACCGACTGATTTTACAGTAGAGATGATTTGCGATGCGGTGCAATTATTAGATGCTGATTATGCCTTGCGCTTACGCGAATATTGCGAGCAACAAGCTCAACAGTTTGATATTAGCGTTTTCTTACAGCAAATGGAGAAGGTTATTAACCCAACTTGA